The Nothobranchius furzeri strain GRZ-AD chromosome 17, NfurGRZ-RIMD1, whole genome shotgun sequence nucleotide sequence cccggccaccctacggaggaaactcatttcggccgcttgtatccgcgatctcattctttcggtcattacccaaagctcatgaccataggtgaggattgggacgtagatcgaccggtaaatcgagagcctggctttctggctcagctccctcttcaccacgacagatcagcttagcgtccgcatcactgcagatgctgaaccaatccacctgtcgatctcccgatccctcctaccctcattcgtgaacaagaccccgagatacttaaactcctccacttgaggtaggacctctcccccgacccggagttggcaagccacccttttccagtcgagaaccatggtctcagatttggaggtgctgatcctcatcccagccgcttcacactcggccgtgaacctacccagaaagagctgaaggtcagagctggatgaagctatgaACTGAAACTATGAATTGTTTATGTTAAATTTATATTCAATCTTTCAGCATTTAGGTACATTATGTGCTTTTTGGCCATCTCTGCAGGCAAGAGTGATACAACACAAGTCCACATCTGTCCAAAAGTAAGGAAAGACTCTGAGACACACGTGCGTTTTTTTGAGACATTACACAAGAACTTGCCACGGAGTGCTCCCTTGATGTCCAGGGCACCATGTTACAGAGAGTTTGTCCCCAATTCTGTCTCCTTGTTACCAAAGTTTCTTCTTGCATACCGAACACCAGAGACTGTGCGGCTATCTCCAGTGCAACTACAGGCAGCATGCAAGGATTTCTGTGTTGATGACCTCAGTGAATCACAGGTGAAAGCAGTAGAGGAGGAGACCAGGGCCCAGAGCTCATCATCCATCTGGTACAGACAAAGAGCAGGAAGACTAACAGCTTCTAAACTAAAACAAGTTTTGCAGAGCAGTCAGTAAAGACCATCTAGGGCTTTGATCAAGTCCATATGCTACCCAGTAACACAAAAGCCATGTACAGCAGCATTAAGATATGGCTATAATTTCGAGGCAACAGCCAGAAAGCAGTACGAACATGTCCAGCGTGAACTCCATGAAGGCTTTTTCCTGTACGGACAGTGGGCTGTGGCTAAACCCAAAATAGCCATACATGGGAGCCTCATCAGATGGAGTCGTTTCATGTGACTGTCATGGAACCGGGGTGTGTGAAAtcaagggtgtgtccgaatccacaggaaggattcTTATGAATAcgggtgtcatggtctgtgctgagctaacacctgtttgtgttgagtttctctgtgtgcaggtgggtgtgtccggagagcagctgttgttgatctcctcatcagtggtcaggggatttaaggagtgtcgggacaacacatcagcgctggatgattactcagtattgggtagtattcTCGCCAGAACCTTGCCTGTCTTGTGTATTTCCTGTTTACCTTGCTTCGATCAAGTTAATCTGCCCTGTtacctccgacctcctcaggtaCCTTCCATTCATCTGCCAAACTTCCACCACCAAGCCAGAGACTCACCGGATCATCCTGCTCACCAGCCCGTCACttgcccctgaccgcctgctctccaacccccacctGCCATCAGTACAACCTGGactccggtgctcagctcccagccatttcCTCTGCCTCTCGCCCGACCAACTCAGCCAGCCTGGCCGTGCCCTCCTCTCAAACTCTCTCTAAATACCTGGAAACCGTAAGACAAAATCTCATTACCTTTATGCCCGTTGTCCTGCAACTACTCACTCTGGTTTTCTGCTGCAGAACTTCATCAGAACCTCCCGAATCCCATTCACTATCTGCATCACTCATCCAACTTTAATAAATAATTTTACTCACCTTCTgcctgtgtgtgattctgcatgtcgtgggtcaaaagacttcaacccaacatgacaacgggtcctcgccggtcttgcAAGACCGGGTCCtttaagaccgctaaaaccggaagtcagcggctctgaattcggacagtctagccttcacctctacggtggcccgtaggtcccgtcacagccgtggcagcagctacacgcaaagaaaaaaagctaaagctagcgaaaatggagcaggaatattaaggagctagagcAGCTTCACATCCATCagcagcttttgttcacaaccgctttcaggtaaagtaactttgtttattctagaagctttcaggacttacatgtgaactttagatggtttcatgtatgttttaagctacagaatgaacttgttaaacatacacaacacatttctacagagtattatcatgtagataattcatataaaccaaatgcattataaatgtcaaATGCAGTAGGAtgctttctaatgtaaattggaccatagaacttattttgcatcaaatgggggtaaaacgttttaaaaaacaggctttttaataaaatagcattgaacagttttcaatgtgcatttgtttattcaacttaagcctaataatgattagatttgtcttaaaaatgtaaattctctgtagtttttatttaactattccctgctgcttttctttaaactgaacagaaccagtgtactgcaggttatatgttttgttttacatttttctattaaaaaaaccctcttttttaatttattacaggtcagcatgcactgtgctgcacatctgcatcggtgctggtgaggttgtgggtctggaggatgagcctgaggaagatgtgtgtggacgaggtcagtggtgctctgtcctgcaggaggtaccagcagaccaccactactgttaacaggcaagtcatttatgtaggaacctctattataaaccacactgtggttttatttgctgaagagttaCAATTGTTATACcggtggatccataaaccatctcctcatttcatatttctgaatacgtcttagagatgtaacagccatcgtctgagccagcccagcaggccctgtagatggacgatggagtggacagtgagaggaagcgcccCAAagttctctctgcagaccgtcctgtatgatgttcctctgaccagaaaagtccagccacgggtctgctccagccctccatccacgtctggatcctcctgcagcagatccagctgcactgttaaagacttcctgctcactcagtttaaaaaaatgatccaggaagagtcactcaggttaatcctgctttaaccgtacaaaactggtccatactggttttgatctgtaaataagtgtaacgtattataaataatcttgtctccttaccatcttttcattttctgttcatgtgacatgttcaaaaacatctgtaataataaaactggtgataaaatcaatgaccagatagttattagtatttgttttaataaatgtgttcaaatatcaaacagctaaataacattaacatgatgacagtagaaggcctctctctccaaggaggaccaccaggtaaagcctctcctgaccctggacacctgcagtcctacagagaaaatcagagaccacaggtgacaaaaaggcaataaacacatttttacatttatccacatgagaagataaaaattatattcttcacataaacactttttacttcatttaaacgtgtcagctgtgtaaatccctgaatgttaaactacttttcacagaagaacttctgtggttgtgtgtaaacagcttctctcttcacctctaagcttaataaaaacgcttctttgctccgttgtccttaaaacaaatgacaagtttaattcgccacacacacacacacacacacacacacacacacacacacacacacacacacacacacacacacacacacacacacacacacacacacacacacacacacacacacacacacacacaagtaatgtgtctatagttatattgtgatgtcttagtaaatattgtatttggtgaaagataaactttattgtatttattctagtggatctataattaaatggataaactagtagtagcacatccaacatcaaggaaagcaaaaagttattatcaggagagggagaatgttttattggttagcagcagtgtgctagacgatggccccctccatgaggccaacacagctcagcagaacatcgttgtagcttctcctggggagaaaaacacttacagagaaaataaagttaacagctaaaattacagaaaataatacagttaaagagcagattgtagaagaaagcagtagagtgtggaaagtggtcagtgtatcctccagcagtctaagcctatagcagcataactacagagataactcaggataatctatcctatttagatggaggcatgttggagtcagggcaagagagagccgtctttaccgactgtacactccacctccctctactcccccacttgtccagatctaagctaacatcagattttaaccaaaagccctatcaaataaaaatgttttaagcctattcttaaaagtagacaaggtgtctgcctcacggactaaagctgggagctggttccacaggagaggagcctgataactaaaagatctgcctcccatcctaattttagatattctgggaaccaccagtaaacctgcagtctgagagcgaagtgctcggttaggaatgtatggaacaatcagatcactgatgtatgatggagcttgattattaagagcttcatatgtgagaagaaggatcttaaaatctattctgaatttaacaggtagccaatgtagggaagttaagacaggagagatatgatctctctttttaattctcatcagaactctagctgcagcattttggacaagctgaagacttttaactacattctgtagacttcctgagagtaatgaattacagtaatccagtcttgatgtaataaatgcatgaactagtttttcagcatcactcctggaaaggatgcttctaatcttagcaatattccgaaggtggaaaaaagaaatcctacaaacttgtttaacgtgggatttgaatgacatgtcctggtcaaagataacaccaaggttccttactttgttctcggagattaatgtaatgccattcaggtcaggtgattggctaagcaatttccttttctggatttctggtccaaagatgagaacttccgtattgtcttgatttaaaagcaaaaagtttagagtcatccaattttttatgtcctcaagacaagcctgcaatctacccaaccgattaggttcatcagggttaatggataaatataactgagtatcgtcagcataacagtggaagtttatcccatgctgtctaaagacagcatgaagaagatttgtcatgtatatttacaaaatgaaatctgtcagacaggtaggatttaaaccagcctaacgctgctcctttgatccctacaacatgttcaagtctttctaaaagaacattgtgatcaactgtgcctttagcaagcacattgtcaggacatcgtatggatgttaaaatcaccaaaaaataggacatagtc carries:
- the LOC129154327 gene encoding uncharacterized protein; the protein is MGASSDGVVSCDCHGTGVCEIKGVSESTGRILMNTGVMVCAELTPVCVEFLCVQVGVSGEQLLLISSSVVRGFKECRDNTSALDDYSVLGTFHSSAKLPPPSQRLTGSSCSPARHLPLTACSPTPTCHQYNLDSGAQLPAISSASRPTNSASLAVPSSQTLSKYLETNFIRTSRIPFTICITHPTLINNFTHLLPVCDSACRGSKDFNPT